Proteins encoded by one window of uncultured Draconibacterium sp.:
- a CDS encoding DUF3810 domain-containing protein: MKQNSKYNWLILPAFSALVFVLTLFLRQRAEFVEKWYAQKVYPLIASLLSNISAIFPFSLDDLFYVFLLLIPFILLVLIFTKRLKWKAAGKFLINLLASSYILFYLLWGFNYFRSPLQDRLGITDREPNTEEFVQFIYQYVAELNQLHCDFDSIDKAETARLIEESYQQLAPVLHFDYPMGKRNDKKITFSNFYSKSGITGYFGPFFNEVHVNKMVLPIEYPFVLAHEKAHQLGVTSEAEANFYSWLVCSNSSSKQIRYSANVFILLHFMRQAYGLEEYKSLVEQISPEVKADIRIVREHWNKLRNATMDKTASKINDAYLKHNNIKSGIKDYTGVVDHVMNFSLDSAFQQRYHLAPH, encoded by the coding sequence TTGAAACAAAACTCAAAATATAACTGGCTGATTTTACCCGCCTTTTCAGCACTTGTTTTTGTACTTACGCTTTTTCTAAGACAACGTGCCGAATTTGTTGAAAAGTGGTATGCACAAAAAGTTTACCCATTAATCGCCTCGCTGCTTTCAAACATATCCGCCATATTTCCTTTTTCGCTCGATGATCTTTTTTATGTTTTTTTACTATTGATTCCCTTCATTCTGCTTGTTCTAATATTCACCAAAAGATTAAAATGGAAAGCTGCCGGAAAATTTTTAATCAACCTCCTTGCATCATCCTATATTCTTTTTTACCTGCTTTGGGGTTTCAACTATTTCCGGTCACCATTACAGGATCGTCTTGGCATTACAGACCGGGAACCCAACACCGAAGAGTTTGTGCAATTCATTTACCAATATGTAGCAGAACTAAACCAGTTACATTGTGATTTTGATTCGATTGATAAAGCTGAAACCGCCCGTTTAATTGAGGAATCGTACCAACAACTGGCTCCTGTATTACATTTTGATTACCCAATGGGAAAACGCAACGACAAAAAAATCACCTTTAGCAACTTCTATTCAAAATCTGGTATCACGGGTTATTTCGGTCCATTCTTTAACGAAGTGCATGTAAACAAAATGGTTTTACCCATCGAATATCCTTTTGTACTGGCACACGAAAAAGCACATCAGCTGGGGGTAACAAGCGAGGCCGAAGCAAATTTTTACTCGTGGTTGGTTTGCTCAAACAGTTCGTCAAAGCAAATCAGGTATTCAGCCAATGTTTTCATTTTGCTTCATTTTATGCGACAGGCCTACGGTTTGGAAGAATACAAATCGTTAGTAGAACAAATTTCGCCGGAAGTAAAAGCAGACATAAGAATCGTACGTGAACACTGGAATAAATTACGCAATGCAACAATGGACAAAACAGCCTCCAAAATCAATGATGCATATCTGAAACACAATAACATTAAATCGGGAATTAAAGATTACACGGGCGTTGTTGATCATGTTATGAACTTTTCGTTAGATTCTGCTTTTCAGCAACGTTACCATCTTGCTCCCCATTAA
- a CDS encoding dipeptidase yields MMIKVYSFLLMVGGLLAGFNGFSEGKDGKAMEIHKRVITIDTHCDTPMGLVQGNLDVGKRNEAPGSLVDFPRMEEGGLDAIFFAAFTSQRTRTEENTQNAYELANQMIDKTYEVCKKYNNMAEVATTPEDVVRLEKEGKRAIYIGMENGFPIGQELDRVEEFYNKGVRYITLCHSSNNDICDSSTDRNGPEFDGLSPFGKQVVKEMNRLGMLIDVSHISDKSFYDVIELSEVPVFASHSSVRAIAHHNRNMTDDMIKALAKKGGIIQICLLDSYIKDPDTTTVRYRKEQEIRKMFNTEWGKMSEQERNERRKLFNELNEKYPKQLPTVADCVDHIDHVKNLVGIDYVGIGSDFDGGGGLADCADVSQMPNITAEMLKRGYTEEEIAKVWGGNFLRVFAEVVENKQ; encoded by the coding sequence ATGATGATTAAGGTATATTCTTTTTTGCTAATGGTTGGGGGGCTGTTGGCAGGTTTTAATGGATTTTCTGAAGGAAAAGATGGAAAGGCAATGGAAATACATAAACGCGTAATAACAATTGATACGCACTGTGATACACCGATGGGATTGGTTCAGGGCAATTTAGATGTTGGTAAAAGAAATGAAGCTCCGGGTAGTTTAGTCGACTTTCCAAGAATGGAAGAAGGCGGCCTGGATGCCATCTTTTTTGCGGCATTCACCAGTCAGCGAACACGTACCGAAGAGAATACGCAGAACGCATACGAATTGGCCAACCAGATGATTGATAAAACTTACGAAGTATGCAAAAAGTACAATAATATGGCCGAAGTGGCAACGACACCTGAAGATGTTGTTCGCCTGGAAAAAGAAGGTAAACGTGCCATTTATATCGGAATGGAGAATGGTTTTCCTATCGGGCAGGAACTCGATAGAGTTGAAGAATTCTATAACAAAGGTGTTCGTTACATCACACTTTGTCACTCGTCGAACAACGATATTTGCGATTCATCAACCGACAGAAACGGGCCGGAATTTGATGGTCTGAGTCCGTTTGGTAAACAAGTTGTGAAAGAGATGAATCGTCTCGGAATGTTAATCGATGTATCACATATTTCAGATAAATCTTTTTACGATGTGATAGAATTGAGCGAGGTACCTGTTTTTGCGTCACATTCGAGTGTACGTGCCATTGCCCATCATAACAGAAACATGACAGACGATATGATTAAAGCACTTGCTAAAAAGGGTGGTATTATTCAAATCTGTTTGCTTGATAGTTACATTAAAGATCCTGATACAACCACAGTTCGTTACCGGAAAGAACAGGAAATACGAAAGATGTTTAATACCGAGTGGGGAAAGATGTCAGAACAGGAGAGAAACGAGAGGAGAAAATTATTCAATGAACTTAATGAAAAATATCCGAAGCAATTACCAACTGTTGCCGACTGTGTAGATCATATCGACCACGTAAAAAACCTCGTGGGAATTGATTATGTGGGTATTGGTTCGGACTTTGATGGTGGTGGCGGATTAGCTGATTGCGCCGATGTGAGTCAAATGCCAAATATTACTGCAGAAATGCTGAAACGCGGATACACCGAGGAAGAGATTGCAAAGGTTTGGGGTGGTAATTTTCTGCGGGTATTTGCTGAAGTGGTAGAGAATAAGCAATAA